In one window of Megalopta genalis isolate 19385.01 chromosome 8, iyMegGena1_principal, whole genome shotgun sequence DNA:
- the LOC117217709 gene encoding uncharacterized protein LOC117217709 isoform X4: protein MNSEQHALPATTQAQQEDVNAGQSGRPSYPGGLATATSLGNVGSTPHSSADLRVGTAVALASSVAKYWVLTNLFPGPLPQVSVYHHSHHNSSHRSSGGGEASSKEPASSLNQEMALTSSSHHQSTPTHHHHQPTVSTSSHHSSLQPNPQQIPVSLPGLNLDGAHIPTSVSHLQAAHAQMQQQIQAQQQQQLHQQQQQQPQQQQQQPQQQPQQQQSHHQMQSHQNAQNNGPTAHNQNAQRDDNKVKDEGGSCTTERCSDNQVHCQVQCDLQLQTSQDIQQSLMQQQQQQQIGVNISGNSSTEGGNNTEKPEKEKELRQLNMTQFQVPDLKPGGHMMDVRTADGSVVKISAGNEQDLAKTLGVEMVQNMYKVNVEDINQLLAYHEVFGKLQSEIAAGTTLVGSTVPTQTVTTIQNGTPIVQQVQLNKFDIKSSDGEATPGPSASPVSVGSHACEICGKIFQFRYQLIVHRRYHTERKPFTCQVCGKAFLNANDLTRHGKCHLGGSMFTCTVCFHVFANAPSLERHMKRHATDKPYNCTVCGKSFARKEHLDNHTRCHTGETPYRCQYCSKTFTRKEHMVNHVRKHTGETPHRCDICKKSFTRKEHFMNHVMWHTGETPHHCQACGKKYTRKEHLANHMRSHTNDTPFRCEICGKSFTRKEHFTNHIMWHTGETPHRCDFCSKTFTRKEHLLNHVRQHTGESPHRCGFCSKSFTRKEHLVNHIRQHTGETPFRCQYCPKAFTRKDHLVNHVRQHTGESPHRCHFCSKSFTRKEHLTNHVRIHTGESPHRCEFCQRTFTRKEHLNNHLRQHTGDSSHCCNVCSKPFTRKEHLVNHMRCHTGERPFVCTECGKSFPLKGNLLFHMRSHNKGSNAERPFRCDLCPKDFMCKGHLVSHRRSHSDERPHSCPDCGKTFVEKGNMLRHLRKHAAEGPPTQVSTPSAIPQSGVLPIPTAAVLVGHPLAPPAPPVVPQHTVVVPTPPGVLTSY from the exons ACAACTCCTCACACAGGAGTAGTGGAGGTGGAGAGGCATCTTCCAAAGAGCCAGCCTCTTCATTGAACCAAGAAATGGCGTTAACTTCCAGCTCACACCATCAGTCAACACCTACGCATCATCATCATCAACCTACAGTTAGCACTAGCAGTCATCATAGTTCTTTACAACCAAATCCTCAG caGATTCCAGTATCTCTGCCAGGCCTTAATTTAGACGGAGCGCATATACCTACCAGTGTCAGTCATTTACAGGCAGCACATGCACAAATGCAACAACAAATACAGgcacaacaacagcagcagctgcatcagcaacaacaacaacagccgcagcagcagcaacaacaacctCAACAGCAACCTCAACAACAACAATCTCATCATCAAATGCAAAGTCATCAAAATGCTCAGAATAATGGACCAACTGCACATAATCAAAACGCACAGAGAGATGATAATAAAGTGAAAGATGAAGGTGGAAGTTGCACAACTGAACGTTGTAGTGATAATCAAGTCCACTGTCAAGTTCAGTGTGACCTTCAGTTACAAACATCTCAAGATATACAACAAAGCCTtatgcaacaacaacagcagcagcaaatTGGGGTGAATATAAGTGGAAATTCTTCTACTGAAGGTGGTAACAATACTGAAAAGCCAGAGAAAGAAAAGGAGCTGCGTCAACTAAACATGACGCA ATTCCAAGTACCAGATTTAAAACCAGGAGGTCATATGATGGATGTAAGAACAGCAGATGGTTCTGTTGTAAAAATTAGTGCTGGAAATGAACAAGATTTAGCAAAAACTCTTGGTGTTGAAATGGTGCAAAATATGTATAAg GTTAATGTTGAAGATATTAATCAGCTTCTAGCATATCACGAAGTATTTGGAAAATTACAGAGTGAAATAGCAGCTGGTACCACCTTAGTTGGAAGTACAGTTCCTACACAAACAGTTACCACTATACAGAATGGAACACCAATTGTGCAACAAGTTCAATTAAATAAGTTTGATATCAAATCAAGTGACGGCGAAGCTACTCCAGGACCAAGTGCATCACCTGTGTCGGTTGGGAGTCATGCCTGTGAAATATGTGGAAAGATTTTTCAGTTCCGTTATCAACTTATCGTACATCGTCGTTATCATACGGAAAGAAAACCTTTCACTTGCCAG GTGTGTGGCAAAGCATTTTTAAACGCGAATGATTTGACTCGTCACGGTAAATGCCACTTAGGTGGATCTATGTTCACTTGTACAGTATGTTTTCACGTGTTTGCAAATGCGCCATCGTTGGAACGTCATATGAAACGTCACGCAACTGATAAACCATATAATTGTACTGTATGTGGAAAAAGCTTTGCAAGAAAAGAACATTTGGATAATCACACACGTTGTCACACTGGAGAAACACCTTACAG atgCCAATACTGTTCAAAAACATTTACTAGAAAAGAGCATATGGTAAATCACGTTCGTAAACATACGGGCGAAACTCCACATCGATGTGATATTTGCAAAAAGAGCTTTACTCGCAAGGAACACTTCATGAATCATGTCATGTGGCATACGGGAGAAACTCCCCATCATTGCCAAGCCTGTGGCAAGAAGTACACACGTAAAGAACATCTTGCAAACCATATGCGCTCACACACCAATGATACACCGTTTCGTTGTGAAATATGCG GTAAGTCGTTCACGAGAAAGGAGCATTTTACGAACCACATAATGTGGCACACGGGTGAGACGCCGCACCGCTGCGATTTCTGCTCGAAGACGTTTACTCGAAAGGAGCATCTCCTGAACCACGTCCGCCAGCACACGGGTGAGTCTCCACACCGATGCGGCTTCTGCTCCAAATCGTTCACCAGAAAGGAACACCTTGTTAACCACATCCGCCAACACACAG GGGAGACGCCCTTCCGCTGTCAGTACTGTCCAAAAGCATTTACGCGAAAGGATCACCTGGTGAACCACGTCAGGCAGCACACGG GCGAATCGCCACACCGATGCCACTTCTGCTCCAAGTCATTTACTCGTAAGGAGCATTTAACGAATCATGTCCGTATTCACACTGGCGAATCACCGCATAGGTGTGAATTCTGTCAGAGGACATTCACTAGGAAAGAACACCTTAACAATCATCTCCGTCAACATACCGGAGATTCCTCACATTGTTGTAATGTGTGTTCGAAACCATTCACAAGAAAG GAACACCTTGTGAATCATATGCGATGTCATACTGGCGAACGTCCATTTGTATGTACTGAATGTGGCAAGAGTTTCCCGCTAAAGGGTAATCTGTTGTTTCACATGCGTTCGCATAATAAAGGAAGTAATGCTGAAAGACCGTTCCGTTGCGACCTGTGTCCTAAAGACTTCATGTGCAAGGGACATTTGGTGTCACACAGACGATCCCACTCGGACGAACGACCGCACAGTTGTCCAGATTGTGGAAAAACTTTCGTGGAGAAGGGCAATATGTTGAGACATTTAAGAAAACATGCAGCAGAAGGACCACCGACGCAAGTCAGTACACCGTCAGCCATTCCTCAATCTGGTGTTTTGCCAATCCCGACAGCAGCAGTTTTGGTTGGCCATCCGCTGGCACCGCCGGCACCACCTGTAGTGCCGCAACACACGGTCGTTGTACCCACTCCACCTGGTGTATTAACCTCTTACTAA
- the LOC117217709 gene encoding uncharacterized protein LOC117217709 isoform X2, with translation MNSEQHALPATTQAQQEDVNAGQSGRPSYPGGLATATSLGNVGSTPHSSADLRVGTAVALASSVAKYWVLTNLFPGPLPQVSVYHHSHHNSSHRSSGGGEASSKEPASSLNQEMALTSSSHHQSTPTHHHHQPTVSTSSHHSSLQPNPQIPVSLPGLNLDGAHIPTSVSHLQAAHAQMQQQIQAQQQQQLHQQQQQQPQQQQQQPQQQPQQQQSHHQMQSHQNAQNNGPTAHNQNAQRDDNKVKDEGGSCTTERCSDNQVHCQVQCDLQLQTSQDIQQSLMQQQQQQQIGVNISGNSSTEGGNNTEKPEKEKELRQLNMTQFQVPDLKPGGHMMDVRTADGSVVKISAGNEQDLAKTLGVEMVQNMYKVNVEDINQLLAYHEVFGKLQSEIAAGTTLVGSTVPTQTVTTIQNGTPIVQQVQLNKFDIKSSDGEATPGPSASPVSVGSHACEICGKIFQFRYQLIVHRRYHTERKPFTCQVCGKAFLNANDLTRHGKCHLGGSMFTCTVCFHVFANAPSLERHMKRHATDKPYNCTVCGKSFARKEHLDNHTRCHTGETPYRCQYCSKTFTRKEHMVNHVRKHTGETPHRCDICKKSFTRKEHFMNHVMWHTGETPHHCQACGKKYTRKEHLANHMRSHTNDTPFRCEICGKSFTRKEHFTNHIMWHTGETPHRCDFCSKTFTRKEHLLNHVRQHTGESPHRCGFCSKSFTRKEHLVNHIRQHTGETPFRCQYCPKAFTRKDHLVNHVRQHTGESPHKCQYCTKSFTRKEHLTNHVRQHTGESPHRCHFCSKSFTRKEHLTNHVRIHTGESPHRCEFCQRTFTRKEHLNNHLRQHTGDSSHCCNVCSKPFTRKEHLVNHMRCHTGERPFVCTECGKSFPLKGNLLFHMRSHNKGSNAERPFRCDLCPKDFMCKGHLVSHRRSHSDERPHSCPDCGKTFVEKGNMLRHLRKHAAEGPPTQVSTPSAIPQSGVLPIPTAAVLVGHPLAPPAPPVVPQHTVVVPTPPGVLTSY, from the exons ACAACTCCTCACACAGGAGTAGTGGAGGTGGAGAGGCATCTTCCAAAGAGCCAGCCTCTTCATTGAACCAAGAAATGGCGTTAACTTCCAGCTCACACCATCAGTCAACACCTACGCATCATCATCATCAACCTACAGTTAGCACTAGCAGTCATCATAGTTCTTTACAACCAAATCCTCAG ATTCCAGTATCTCTGCCAGGCCTTAATTTAGACGGAGCGCATATACCTACCAGTGTCAGTCATTTACAGGCAGCACATGCACAAATGCAACAACAAATACAGgcacaacaacagcagcagctgcatcagcaacaacaacaacagccgcagcagcagcaacaacaacctCAACAGCAACCTCAACAACAACAATCTCATCATCAAATGCAAAGTCATCAAAATGCTCAGAATAATGGACCAACTGCACATAATCAAAACGCACAGAGAGATGATAATAAAGTGAAAGATGAAGGTGGAAGTTGCACAACTGAACGTTGTAGTGATAATCAAGTCCACTGTCAAGTTCAGTGTGACCTTCAGTTACAAACATCTCAAGATATACAACAAAGCCTtatgcaacaacaacagcagcagcaaatTGGGGTGAATATAAGTGGAAATTCTTCTACTGAAGGTGGTAACAATACTGAAAAGCCAGAGAAAGAAAAGGAGCTGCGTCAACTAAACATGACGCA ATTCCAAGTACCAGATTTAAAACCAGGAGGTCATATGATGGATGTAAGAACAGCAGATGGTTCTGTTGTAAAAATTAGTGCTGGAAATGAACAAGATTTAGCAAAAACTCTTGGTGTTGAAATGGTGCAAAATATGTATAAg GTTAATGTTGAAGATATTAATCAGCTTCTAGCATATCACGAAGTATTTGGAAAATTACAGAGTGAAATAGCAGCTGGTACCACCTTAGTTGGAAGTACAGTTCCTACACAAACAGTTACCACTATACAGAATGGAACACCAATTGTGCAACAAGTTCAATTAAATAAGTTTGATATCAAATCAAGTGACGGCGAAGCTACTCCAGGACCAAGTGCATCACCTGTGTCGGTTGGGAGTCATGCCTGTGAAATATGTGGAAAGATTTTTCAGTTCCGTTATCAACTTATCGTACATCGTCGTTATCATACGGAAAGAAAACCTTTCACTTGCCAG GTGTGTGGCAAAGCATTTTTAAACGCGAATGATTTGACTCGTCACGGTAAATGCCACTTAGGTGGATCTATGTTCACTTGTACAGTATGTTTTCACGTGTTTGCAAATGCGCCATCGTTGGAACGTCATATGAAACGTCACGCAACTGATAAACCATATAATTGTACTGTATGTGGAAAAAGCTTTGCAAGAAAAGAACATTTGGATAATCACACACGTTGTCACACTGGAGAAACACCTTACAG atgCCAATACTGTTCAAAAACATTTACTAGAAAAGAGCATATGGTAAATCACGTTCGTAAACATACGGGCGAAACTCCACATCGATGTGATATTTGCAAAAAGAGCTTTACTCGCAAGGAACACTTCATGAATCATGTCATGTGGCATACGGGAGAAACTCCCCATCATTGCCAAGCCTGTGGCAAGAAGTACACACGTAAAGAACATCTTGCAAACCATATGCGCTCACACACCAATGATACACCGTTTCGTTGTGAAATATGCG GTAAGTCGTTCACGAGAAAGGAGCATTTTACGAACCACATAATGTGGCACACGGGTGAGACGCCGCACCGCTGCGATTTCTGCTCGAAGACGTTTACTCGAAAGGAGCATCTCCTGAACCACGTCCGCCAGCACACGGGTGAGTCTCCACACCGATGCGGCTTCTGCTCCAAATCGTTCACCAGAAAGGAACACCTTGTTAACCACATCCGCCAACACACAG GGGAGACGCCCTTCCGCTGTCAGTACTGTCCAAAAGCATTTACGCGAAAGGATCACCTGGTGAACCACGTCAGGCAGCACACGGGTGAGTCACCGCACAAGTGCCAGTATTGCACCAAATCCTTCACGAGGAAGGAACATTTGACAAATCACGTGCGTCAACATACAGGCGAATCGCCACACCGATGCCACTTCTGCTCCAAGTCATTTACTCGTAAGGAGCATTTAACGAATCATGTCCGTATTCACACTGGCGAATCACCGCATAGGTGTGAATTCTGTCAGAGGACATTCACTAGGAAAGAACACCTTAACAATCATCTCCGTCAACATACCGGAGATTCCTCACATTGTTGTAATGTGTGTTCGAAACCATTCACAAGAAAG GAACACCTTGTGAATCATATGCGATGTCATACTGGCGAACGTCCATTTGTATGTACTGAATGTGGCAAGAGTTTCCCGCTAAAGGGTAATCTGTTGTTTCACATGCGTTCGCATAATAAAGGAAGTAATGCTGAAAGACCGTTCCGTTGCGACCTGTGTCCTAAAGACTTCATGTGCAAGGGACATTTGGTGTCACACAGACGATCCCACTCGGACGAACGACCGCACAGTTGTCCAGATTGTGGAAAAACTTTCGTGGAGAAGGGCAATATGTTGAGACATTTAAGAAAACATGCAGCAGAAGGACCACCGACGCAAGTCAGTACACCGTCAGCCATTCCTCAATCTGGTGTTTTGCCAATCCCGACAGCAGCAGTTTTGGTTGGCCATCCGCTGGCACCGCCGGCACCACCTGTAGTGCCGCAACACACGGTCGTTGTACCCACTCCACCTGGTGTATTAACCTCTTACTAA